The Clarias gariepinus isolate MV-2021 ecotype Netherlands chromosome 3, CGAR_prim_01v2, whole genome shotgun sequence DNA window tccctagcaacagggtcaaccacaccccctcactaagataaaggtttttgtactttccttactcaaagTTGCTGTAAGAAGTTTTCTAAATCGGttttagtctaagactcccagctaggacaaTTTAGGCTAAGATGGGAGCTCTTTgaaagaattctaagaagctttgtgaatacaggcccaAATGCTTAGTAAATTAGTATTGAGTTATTCATTTAAACTACTAAATAATTGTTGCCAAGACAGTGGCATAGtttttagcactgttgccttacacCTCCCCTGTTTATTTTTACTCGTCATTACCCCATAATGACTATGTAAAAGAACTTTGCTTGAAATTCTtgcaaatttatatataaaataaaaaataataataaaatcacatgtacaaaagtattcacagcttTGCCATAAGACTTAAATTGAGGTCAGAAGCAACCTGTTACCaatgatcatccttgagatgttccTTGAAATGTTTGATTGGAGTCCATCTGTGATacattcagttgattggacatgatttaaaaaaggcACTGACGCTCCCCATCAAACCTGATGTAGCTTGAGAGGTcctgcaaagaagaatgggagCAACTGCCCAAAAtaggtgtgccaagcttgtagcaTCATACTTGAGGCTGTAATTGAACCAAAGGTGTTTCAACAAAGTATTGAGCAATGACTGTGAATACTTAAGTatgtgctttatttatttatttatttatttattttcaataagtttgcaaaaattttaaacaaacttcttttacgatgtcattatggggtattgtttgtagaattttgagaaaaataatgatttgaatccattttggaatgaggctgtaacataacaaaatatggaaaaagtaAAGTGCAGTAAATGTTTTCCAGAAACATTGTAcaggggataggctccagggattcacaaagcttcttagaattctctcagagagctcatgttgttgttggtctttagGCTGCTCCTGgccaggggtcgccacagcagaataTCCGGttcacacaacaacttggcacaggttttatgcccgATGCTTTTCCTgtcgcaaccctcccattttatcctggcttgggaccggcactgcatccagtggctggggggtttgagcactggctgggaatcgaacctgggccttccgcatggcaggcaaaacacctaccactgagctcatatcttagcttaaaaagtcctagctggaaGTTCTAGACTGAAAATGATTCAGGAAACTTTTTAAAGCAAccctgagtaaggaaagtacaaaaacctttatcttagttaGGAGGTGTGGTTAAAcctgttgctagggatgatgcagtaattcaaggactgtggttggttgattaaaaacaaattacctctgtaaaggtcttgaaatgcgctctttgtgaaaatagaatacatgataatagaacagacagtgaaatcacaatgtttgtatataaggaaattgtataatcattgAAAGCaagctactttatgcaaagtttcttttataggctaaatattttaaagataattaaacagccaaatgttaaaaatgtgtctaattttgaagcaaccaatttccacacagtagttactatatttaagttattacatttatttaacatattgatttttattacttgtaatccattttagattgatgggagcaaaatggctcatcatttaccaatttacatgattacaggacagtctatttaagttgcatttttggatggtatgcagccaacaatccaagagagatggaaggtaaagtaaagtaaaacaacaagaaaccCAAATTGGACAGGAAAGGAGTtgttacttttagctttacgttCAGCGTTTGGAAAATAGTTCCTTTTTTTcccgccattttgtcctctgttaTACAAAcgcttaagcctcttaaaagtcctcacCTCTAcgcttaatttatttatttttttttttttacttcaggagctgtttttagggctaagatgttttgtgaatcattttaatatttactcaATTTAAGAGGAACTTTTAAGAAAATGTTATGATTTTAAGAGTATTTTTGGAATTTCATCCCTAGGAGCAACCTtcaggcttaagaagctttgtaaatacgggtccaggcccccgcgaccctgtacagataaagcagtatagatgacaatgaggtttaattaataatcaacaTTAATTTGTTTACATAATCAGAAAACTATTGTTAAAAATATGGACTCGTGATTAGGCACtgaagattatttatttattgctgtaCGGAGACTCTTGCGTTATGTGGCCTTTATTTTGAAATTTCCGGTATCCTGAGGACCCTTTGGGTTTCCACTGTAACTGCCTAATTTAAAATACCAGTAACTCTCCTAGCGCAGGTAAAcaaatttattgtaatttaacaaatgtatgtatttttttacacGTATAACCGAATATATTTATCCCATATAAGGTTCAAATTCTTAATGTAAAACTGCTTGAGTATTTATCTCCACATGATTAACCTGAGACGATAATTATTAAAGTTAGCTCTGGcataatactaaataaaaaaatatttttgaatgcATTTAGCTTCTCGAACGCATAGTTACAGGTATGTGTgtctttaaaatataataataataataatagtgttttGATGCagcatttttgcaaaaaaacgGAAGTGATGTAAGAAGTTACTGGATTATTTTGACGTTTATAATTTTCCGTGGAACGTGCTACATGCATTTTAGTTCCCGTGTTTAAGTAGCTCGCGTGCTTGTCACAGGTGAGTGAGGGCGGGAAAATCTCCCAGGCCACAGTGAGGGAGACTATAGCGCTCGTGACGTAATGTGGTCATATATGTCTATAAATCACCGTCACTGGACATTATATTACGTCAAATCGACCACACTCAAGATAAATGTGACACTAATTATGTCAGTCtttgttattaaaatatattatcgAGGCTTTCATCGGACATTATGCTTGTTAGTGAAGAGTGGGATCTCGGACTCGGTTTATTTGAACGTTGAGTCGACTCCGAATCAGGAGCAGTTTTAGTTCCAGTTAATCCCTAAATGTTTcctttaatcagaaaaaaggccaACTCTTAATGAAGCACGAAGACATCAGCACACAGAACAAATGCAGTGATGCTTTACTGTTTATTTAGTTCCTTGCTGATTCCCAGTTACTTCAGTAGAttagtggtgtcaaaagtattcacattcattacttaagtagaagtatagatactagggtttaaaaagacttctttagaagttgaagtatcaacgcaagctttttactcaagtaaaagtgtaaaaggtttcaaaactacttaaagtataaaagtaaaagtaacgtaacAGGGGTGGTGGGGggagcattaaggataaaagcttaggctgtgccacgggcctatatactgcactaacacctccatgaaaagaaaagaaaaatgtggtgttttttttgtttaatggccatagtgatttgggatactttatggcaattgaaaaagaatgcattctAGTACAAATTAAAGAACcgtatatgtgtactactgagcattaacatgtttcatggagaataagatatgataactagttgcctataagtattttaatgatgcaaaaagtcaaacttcagaggcgtgtcatcagtaacctttattggaatgtaaatgtacatccaagcttagctgcaggaatctgtaagagcaacatacaagaaaatgaGTGTatccagggcaggcttagtaacaattacccttgtgtggttgtctacaataaacatcagtgctgtcagaatgaatgattaatccaagtgatcaatcaaaaaagaaatagatatatttatttatttatttcctgttaccttcctggtgctgttacccTACTCGCtagtgcttggttgtgacatttccctcgaatcttgagtctctatcacggacatcttcgtctacttatcacaaccttatcaaccgaaaatgctattttattcaaacgtccttgctggagtgtgtgacgtgacgtcatgtgcagatGCGATGGAttgcgtaccaaccaatagggtgtcggaatggtatgtttatacttcttatCCAACCACAATGAAATTTACTTcatccggatgtttttttttatttgtttgttttttgaatgacaagctgaaataaaataggagtaacgaggctatttttaaaatgtaaaaatttaatgcaaaatttctacttgagtaaggtaacgaagtatttgtacttcgttacttgacacctctgcagtagattatataaaacaaagtcCAGATTGGTGTTACTTTGTGattcataaacaaaacaaaaatcaccaATAGGAAGGCGAAAAATGAAGAGTCACTGAACATAACATCACAGAATTGTtcttgtgtactgtataaaaaaggCAGTGAGTCGTTTGGGAGCTAAAAGATTCGACCATTTTTATTGAGTGAGTCAAAATAATTAGACTCACTGACCAAAAAGAGGCAGGATTAGGTTAAGGATTCCCGTAACTCTTGTTCGTATTCCAGGTCCATCCAGGTGCATGCTGGGATTGCGTGCTCTGTTCGGCATTGGTCTCCTTGTTACTTCAAGGGGAGCAGCTGTCCTCGCACGcagagcagcacacacacatgtgtgtgaACACACCTACACACCACAGTTCACCAGGCAGGCCTGCAGCATGGCCCAGACGCTCCGGTACCTAGGGTGAGTAGGACACGCCCACCTGAATGACTATGATATAAATGATGGatgctcaggtgtgtgtgtgtgtgtgtagtcaggAGGAAGCTCAGAAGATCGATGAAGAGCTTTTCTCTGAGTACAGCTTTAGTGTGGATCAGCTGATGGAGCTCGCTGGACTCAGCTGTGCTACAGCTGTTACACAGGTAACAACCAACGTTATGGCATGACTGAATCACAAACTGTCATTACAATCAGTATGAAAGTACACATGTgttctatctgtgtgtgtgtgtgtcaggcgtATCCTGTGCAGTCTCTGCTGAAGCTCCCTCCCCGGGTGTTAGTAATTTGTGGTCCGGGGAATAACGGAGGTGACGGTCTAGTCTGCGCTCGCCATCTCAAACTGTTTGTGAGtcacacttttacacttttcttCTTGCAGCTGATTATTACTCATCAAATCAACGAGCCGTCTACGAGAGGAAATCAGTCCTGtacaaattttaaagtgtgcctgtgtgtgttaaacaggGATACGAACCTGCTGTGCTTTACCCGAAACGACCAAGCAAACAACTTTTCCAGAATTTAACCACACAATGTGAGAAGATGGAGATTACCTTCTTGTCTGAGATGCCAGAGGTACAAAACAAGGATTGGTTCAGTTTATTTCACATGCTCGGGCCTTGCCCACTTCACAGTGgctgacacacacatgccacACCCACTTTCACAGGGACTGACATGCAGAGACCACTCCCACTGCACAAGTACTAACACACAGACCACATAGACATAAACAGAGCTGACACACAGGCCATGCTCTCCTTTCACACACCTCTTTCTTTATTATGTTGTAAGATTTATGAGTGTATAATatgtcacacacaaacacacaccgagACGTGTAACTCTTTCCTGCTGCTCCTCCAGGCCGATGAGGTGGACGAGGTGTATAACGTGGTGATCGATGCCATCTTCGGTTTCAGTTTTAAAGGAGCGGTGCGTGAGCCGTTCGCCTCCATTTTATCCACTCTGAAGAAGATCAGCGCTCCGATCGCCAGCGTGGACATCCCCTCAGGTCAGGAGTCTCAGCACCGCCTTTattctaataaataaacctttcacCTGACCACCTGATGTCTGATGTGTTCATGTCTTAGGTTGGGACGTGGAGAGTGGAGCATCAGACGGGATCCAGCCCGACCTGCTAGTCTCTCTCACTGCTCCTAAGAAAGCTGCGTCCCACTTTCAGGGCCGGTATCACTACCTGGGCGGGCGCTTTGTTCCTCCAGCTCTGGACAGGAAGTACGGTCTGAACCTGCCGCAGTATCCCGGGACTGAGTGCGTGCTCCGTCTCAACTGAGCAACGtctcacacactgagctctCATAGCATTGTTctttataacacacacatgcacacacaccctatTCCCTCTACACAGGAGGATGTCggaatatatgtttgtgtgtgtggagacttTTTGGGAGGCACTGTGGGTCCCTCATCACTAACACTCTGTAAAGTgctaaagaattaaaaatagaaatttgctAATGCTTGAGTGTCAATAAACTTAACGGTCACGCCTAAACACTCCCTCTGGTCTGGAATGTGTTTATAAATTGTTATAAAGCTTAAGCACAATACAGACAGTAATGACATTATTTATGTTGCTTGAATTAGCTCTCATGCCACATCTCTTACCTTTTCAGGTGACTTCAGCAGTACAGATCACTCAAACTCGTCCTTtatttgacatgtttttttttattaaacaatctGACATTAAAAAGCTCAGCCTTTGTGCTGCATTCCCACACACCCTGAACAAGCCATTCAGACTTCATCACCTGGAGTGAAGTAcaccaattgtaaaaaaaaaaaaaaaaaaagtttatatattattttatgtcaCTAGGGATGACAGTTCTACACCTGCCatcaaaaaaaatacagaattcGTAATAAAATATAtcgttttacatttttagtaaacattttttgtgacaataagcacttgttttttttgttttttttaatgtgtgatttcattttattattctttttacaaAACCCTAAAGCTACAGACAAGGTTATGAACATTTCCTGTAGAGCGCCTCACTGTCTCGCCCTTACATCTggtctaaaataaataatcactcAGCACTGCACAGCATAAACATCAACCATGACGTAAACTTTACACCGTCATAACAGGacaaaataacataaaacacataaaaattcacaaaaaatacattaaaggcCATCACATGACCTCTGACCCAAACTCTCCCTGTGTTCCAATACCAGGTTTATGACACACTTAGCCACTTCCCGTAGTGACTAAGAGGC harbors:
- the naxe gene encoding NAD(P)H-hydrate epimerase isoform X1 — protein: MRWIAYQPIGCRNGPSRCMLGLRALFGIGLLVTSRGAAVLARRAAHTHVCEHTYTPQFTRQACSMAQTLRYLGQEEAQKIDEELFSEYSFSVDQLMELAGLSCATAVTQAYPVQSLLKLPPRVLVICGPGNNGGDGLVCARHLKLFGYEPAVLYPKRPSKQLFQNLTTQCEKMEITFLSEMPEADEVDEVYNVVIDAIFGFSFKGAVREPFASILSTLKKISAPIASVDIPSGWDVESGASDGIQPDLLVSLTAPKKAASHFQGRYHYLGGRFVPPALDRKYGLNLPQYPGTECVLRLN
- the naxe gene encoding NAD(P)H-hydrate epimerase isoform X2 yields the protein MLGLRALFGIGLLVTSRGAAVLARRAAHTHVCEHTYTPQFTRQACSMAQTLRYLGQEEAQKIDEELFSEYSFSVDQLMELAGLSCATAVTQAYPVQSLLKLPPRVLVICGPGNNGGDGLVCARHLKLFGYEPAVLYPKRPSKQLFQNLTTQCEKMEITFLSEMPEADEVDEVYNVVIDAIFGFSFKGAVREPFASILSTLKKISAPIASVDIPSGWDVESGASDGIQPDLLVSLTAPKKAASHFQGRYHYLGGRFVPPALDRKYGLNLPQYPGTECVLRLN